Within Sorangiineae bacterium MSr11367, the genomic segment AATTCGGCTGGTGTCTCGAAAAGACTTATCCAGACTCCTATTACTCGACACTCGAAGACTGCCAAAGCTACGCGCGCGACAACTTCAAGCAGAACGCGATGACGTTCATCGGTATCGCCATCTCCTTCTTCATCGCGTGGGCCGTCGTTGGCTTCTTCGGCTTCCGTGCCGCGCGGCGGTTGCCGAAGGTTCTTTCGCTCCTAGACAACGCCCCTGCCACGAGCGTTTGGGCGTATGAGCAAAAGACATTCCTCGAGGGATCCAAAACCGCGGCGAACCGGCGAGAGATCGTGGTCGGCTGCGTCGACGGTACGAAGTCGAACCTCTGGATTCGCAGTCCCGACGAGATCGGGCCCTTACTGACGGCGATCGCTCTTCAATGTCCGGGCATCACCATCGGATTCGATGAGGAGAAGTCGGCGCAGTTCGTACGTGACCCGCGCTCGATGCGACCGGCCGAACCTGTCGTGCTCTTGCGACGTTGACGTCTGGCGCAGCACATTCTCACGTCGGAAACGCGGCTTCACTTCAAATTGAGTCGGCAAGGGCGCTTCGGATGCCGACGATGACCCCGATGGCGTCTTTCGAGATGGCCCGCTCACCGGTCTTCACCGAGATAGGGGCAGACCACGTGAGATCCGCCACGCCGTTGCCGACTCGAAGTACGGGAGCGAAAATGGCCAGCGCCAGAAGCGCGCGGCGCACTGGCTCGGTAAGCAGCGCGGTGGGGGCTTGCCCGTCGTCGTGGGCACATGCAAGTGATGACATCCATTTCGATGGCGCGGTTCGCTCCGCGCGGGGACGCCCACCATGGAAGGTAAATCGATCGCGGATCCGTCGGTTGCCGCGACGTTGATTGAGTCGGACAGTCAATCGTTGTACGTCGTCTCTTGGATCCAGTGAAACCGATATGACGTCAATGCGAACTCGGGGTCGGGTGTCTTGGCGAGTGTGAGGGCGAGGCGCTGCTCGCCGAGGACGCCCTCGATCGTGAGGTGCGCGGGGTCGGGGCGTTCGTAATGCAGCACGATCCTCTCGGCGCCCCCTGGCAGAGCGTCGCGCATGCCCGGCCGAAGCGTGAGCGTGTGCGCTTCGGGGTCGACCTTGAACCTCCATCGCACCATATTGCCATCGTCGCGTTTGACGACCAGGGAGCCATGTTGGCCGACGATGATGGTGCGCCAACGCACGAGATCCGACGGCGGAGTTCGCACTTCGGCGCTGGCCGCATTGGACTCGATCACGTAAGGGCCAGCGAGTGCCCTGGCGGGCGAACCGCTGTCGCGCATCTTCCGGATCATCAACGCGGAGCTCATCGCGGCGACGAGCGAGCCACCGATGTAGAGGACCTTGAGTACGAGCCTCGCGCGCTCGAATCGGCGTGAATGGAAGGGGGGGCGCTGCGGAGTGGCGGCGGCGGGCCGGCCGAGCACGAACACGTCGATGAGACGCCGCGCGTCGGCGGCGAGCAGGAAGAGCGCTATCGAGAAAAGGTGTGCGGAAAAGAGTTTGACCCCGACGTAGTAACAGAAGTTCAGCACGACTACGTTCGCCATGATGGCGGCAACCAGCATGGCCCCCAAAGTCGTGGTGCGGCGAAAGAAGAGCAGCAAGCCGCTCAGAACCTCGGCCCCGCCGACGAAAACGTTGTAGGCGGTCGAGTACCCCATGAAGGCCCACATCAAACTATGGGGTGACGAATCGCCGTACGTGCGACTCAGTTGTTCGATGGCCGGCGTCGGAAACTGCACCATCATGATCTTGAACATGCCGTAGAGCAGCATGTTCATCGCGAGCATGTAACGCAGATAGATCCGCAGTCCACCGTGCAGTTTCGCGTCACGCTCGCCCCGCACGTCGACCAGCGACCAGACGAGCGCCGCGACCGCGGAGAGGGCAACCACGCAGAAAAGTAGTACGAAATCGTAAGCCGAATCGGTGGTGCCCGACTGCGAGGGCGCTACGTCACGCGAAAAACCTAGAACATGGCGCCCCACCCAGGGCACGAGCGCGCGCCACATGCGGTCGTACACGTTGGTGAGCGGTTCGAGTTGGGTGACGTTGCTCAAGGGCTGCGGCAAGCTGGCGAGCAGCCCATAAGCGAACGCAAAGCGAAAGCCGAAGCGACGCGCGAAACGCGCGGGCGTATCCGGCGTGCCCGAGGGCGCAAAGACATCGCTCGGATCGGGGTTAAGGGAGGCGATCGGATCCACGGGCTAAGAGACAACGGGGAGCCGGCCGAGTTCCCGCCTCGTGGCGTATTTTCGTCGAGAGGTGGACGATTCGGCAAGACGCTTACGAGCATCGTTTAGCGGGCTGTTCAGGCGTGGAAGGGGGGGGGGCGTTTCGACGTCAAATAGTATTGAGGCTTGAAAGCGCTTGCGATTGACTCGCATGCGATGCATCTTCTTCGCATGAAGGGAGAGGCCAGGCGCGCTGGTCCGCAATTTCGATAAGAATTTGCGCAAACAGAAGCACCATTGCGAGAACGCTAGGCCGATGACGCTAGCGGATGAACCCGAACGACGTCCGTAAAACGGCACGACGGTCGCGTTTTACTGGAATTAACAAGTCAACGCCGGCGTCCCGCGCCAAAGTGGCCTCCAAGTCGAGCCCGCGCCGCCTCAAACCAACGAGAGAGACACATGTCCGAAAGAATCGATCTTGATCGCCGTCGTTTTTTTGGTGCCGCAGCCATGGCCTTTGCCGGCACCCAGCTGGGCATACTGGGCTGCTCGAAAGCGCAGGCCGACACCGTGAGGCCCGGCCGGCTGCCGCCGGTCAAACCGGGAACGAACACGTCATTCGGTGCGCTGAAGCAGATCGACGCCGGTGTGCTGAATATCGGATATGGAGAATCGGGCCCTCCCGATGGCCCGCCGGTCATTCTTCTGCACGGCTGGCCCTATGCCATCTACAGCTTCGTCGATGTGGCAGCCTTGCTGGCGGAGGCGGGGTATCGGGTGCTCGTTCCGAATTTGCGTGGCCATGGCACCACCCGGTTTCTGTCGAGCAGCACGGTCCGCAATGCCCAGCAGTCGGCCGTTGCCCGCGACATCATCGCCTTCATGGACGCGCTCGACATCCCGAAGGCGATCATCGGGGGCGTGGACTGGGGATCCCGGACGACCTGTATCATCGCGGCGCTATGGCCGGAGCGCTGCAAGGCGATGGTCAGTGTGAGCGGGTATTTGCTGACCAACGTCCCCGCCGCCAACGCGCCGGCGTCACCCGAGACCGAGTACCAATGGTGGTACGCGTCCTACTTCGCTACGGAACGCGGCCCGGTGGGTTACGAGAAAAACAAGCGCGAATTTGGACGGTTCATGTGGAAGCTCCATTCGCCAAAATGGAATTTCGACGAGGCCATCTTTCAACGCAGCATACCGACGTTGGACAACGAGGACAATACCGCCATCGTCATTCACAATTATCGCTGGCGGTACGGCCTGGCTCCGGGCGAGGCCCAATACGACGATTTGGAAAGGCAGCTCGCCGTCCGTCCCGTGATCAAGGTGCCCGCGATCACGCTGGAGGGAGACGCCAATGGTGCGCCACATCCAGAGCCCGCGTCTTACCGTGACCGATTCACGGGCAAGTACGAGCATCGGACCGTCGAGGGTGGCATCGGCCACAACCTACCATTGGAAGCGCCGCAGGCCTTCGCGCAGGCTGTCGTCGACGTCGACGGATTTTAGAGATTCGCGCATTTCGTGGATTTCCTCGCGCATCGGTTCGTCTCGACGGCGACGAGCGAGCCCGAGAAGCGCGACGGTTCATCGCAAAAAACGCGGCGCGCAGGTCGAACGCGTCGCACGAAAGCCGAGACGACAGTGAGAAGGTCGTCTCGGGCACGCAGCTACGGTGATATCAGGCCTGCATCGAGTGCAATCCGATCTGGTTGCCTTCGAGGTCGGTGATGACGGCGATGAAGCCATTCTCGCCGATGGGCGTGTGCGGCGCGAGCTCCTTGGCGCCGGCCGCCTTGGCACGTGCCAACGTCGCCTTCACGCCGTCGGGGGCGTCGAGGTAGATGAGGACTCCGGCGCCGGGGGTGAGACGCTCGGCGGAGACGAGCGCGCCGGTGACACCCTTCGCATCCTTCTCGACGGGGAAGATGGCATGCGGCTCGCCGCCAAATACCTCGCGTCGCAATTTCGTGTCGAACGTCTTCTCGTAGAAGGCGACGGCCTTGTCCAATTCGCGGGCCGGGATCTCGAACCAGTTGATGCTGTTGTTCTTCATGGGAAGACCCTGCCATCGGTTTTCGACAGCTTCCTGTCAGGTTTGGTGCGCCCCTCGAGAAGGCTCGAAACGGACGTGCCCGGCGAACTGGTGCGCGATGGCCAGGAACTCTTTGACCATGGATGGTCGGCGCGAGCTTTACTCCGATCGGTCGGGTTCACCATCGTCTCTGGCGGATACGTCTCTCTCATTTCGCACTCCAGAAGCGGGAGCCGCTGCCATGGTCGAGCCTTTCAATGCGCGAACGCAGGCATCAACGCATTTATCTGCGGCGCAACTCGCTGCAATGGACGACCCGCTTTCCGGATCGACATGCGTCGTCCACGTGCCCGGTTCGGAAGGATACGCACGGACCACCGGCCTCTGGAATGGTGCGATTGAGCGCCAGCCCGCCCTCGTCGTCGCGTGTTTCACGCCCCGCGATGTCCGCGCCGCTTTGCTGGCGGCGCGGGCTGCAGGGCTTCCGGTGTCGGTGCGCAATGGCGGCCGGGATTGGGTTGGACGCTCTTTGCGAGACGGGGGACTCGTTCTTGACCTGACGCCCATGCGGGAATGCACGGTGAACGCGGAAGCTCTCGAGGTGACCCTGGCTGCTGGCGTGACGGGGGCCGATTTGAACGCCGCCGTCGGGCGGCATGGTTTGATCGCCATGATCGGCAACGAAGGCACGATCAGCATGACCGGCCTTCTCTCGGGAGGTGGCTATGGGCCATTGACGACGCGCTTCGGGCTCGCGTTGGACAGCTTGCTCGCCGCCGAGGTCGTACTGGCCGATGGACGCATTGCCTCGTGCGACGCCACCCACAACCGCGATCTGTTCTGGGCTATCCGAGGTGGAGGGGGGAACTTCGGCGTCATCACGTCGATGCGTCTCCGATTGCATAAGGTCGGACGGGTGTTGTCGGGGATTATCGTATTCCCGTGGGCCGAGGCGTCCGCCGTGTTGGCGCGCTTTTCCAGCATGATGCAGGCGGCGCCGGACGAACTCGCGGGGGCCACCATTCTTTCGCTTGGACCGAGCGGCGATCCGGTCGTCATGATCAGTCCTACGTGGAGCGGCGAGCTGGAACGTGGCCGGCAGATTGTCCGCGAAATGGAAAGCTTCGGCACGCCGATGGTCAGCAAAGTCGAGCCGATGGCCGCATCGGATCTACTTTCGATCACCAACGGTAAGCTGGTGTCGGGACGCGGTTACTCACTTGCCACGCGGTGGCTCGCGGACCTGTCGCCGGACGTCGTTTCCGCACTGGTTTCGGCCTACGATGACCGCACTTCCCCCGTTTCATCCATCATCCTGCACCATTTCCACGGTGCTGGGACGAGAGTGCCGCCGGAAGACACGGCATTCGGCATGCGCCGGCCGCACTTCTCCGCCTTGATTTACGGCGTTTGGGAACCCGCGCACCTCGACGGAACGAAGCATCGTCGCTGGGCACACGATCTTTCGTTGAAGCTGTCGAATTGGGCGCTGCCGGGCGGTTACGCCAACCTACTTCATCACGATGCGCGGGAGCAGGTCGCGTCCGCATTTGGTCCCAATGGGCGAAGACTGCTCGAGTTGAAAGCCAGGTTCGACCCCGACGATGTCTTTTCCGCGATACCTCTACCAGGTAGATGAAACGTGCCGCCGTACTAGCCTTTCTGTGAAACTGCATCCCGATGTCAATGGAAGCGAGAGCGGCCAATCTCGGCGACCAGGGTGTCAGGGCTTTCCAAGATCCAACGGATGGGATTCGGCAGGAGCAACGCGGTGTTCTTCGCCGTACAGCTGGCGTCATATTCGAATGTTTGGGGGGCGGTGCTCGAGTGCTCGATGCGTTGGATGCGGCCCTCCGCGTCATATTGATAGCGAGTCCATAAATCCCGATCCGTGTATCGAATGATCCGGCCCGCACCGTCGTATTCGAGGCGTTGCCAAGGCATTGGGCCGCCATTCCCGACGAGATCCTTGCTCGTCAATCGACCGGCAGCATCGAACGTGTAGGCGTAACGAGCCGTCCCCAGGTTTTCTCCGGTCATCTCCTCCTTGGCGAGCCGCCCATGCTCGTACGAGAGCTTCCTGGACGACACCACGCGACCCTTCACCTCATGCCGTTCTTCGACGAGGTGTGCGCCATCATACAGGAAGCGCGCGCTGACACCATCATAGGCGCCGCCGGTTCTTTCGATGAGAAT encodes:
- a CDS encoding alpha/beta hydrolase, yielding MSERIDLDRRRFFGAAAMAFAGTQLGILGCSKAQADTVRPGRLPPVKPGTNTSFGALKQIDAGVLNIGYGESGPPDGPPVILLHGWPYAIYSFVDVAALLAEAGYRVLVPNLRGHGTTRFLSSSTVRNAQQSAVARDIIAFMDALDIPKAIIGGVDWGSRTTCIIAALWPERCKAMVSVSGYLLTNVPAANAPASPETEYQWWYASYFATERGPVGYEKNKREFGRFMWKLHSPKWNFDEAIFQRSIPTLDNEDNTAIVIHNYRWRYGLAPGEAQYDDLERQLAVRPVIKVPAITLEGDANGAPHPEPASYRDRFTGKYEHRTVEGGIGHNLPLEAPQAFAQAVVDVDGF
- a CDS encoding VOC family protein, with product MKNNSINWFEIPARELDKAVAFYEKTFDTKLRREVFGGEPHAIFPVEKDAKGVTGALVSAERLTPGAGVLIYLDAPDGVKATLARAKAAGAKELAPHTPIGENGFIAVITDLEGNQIGLHSMQA
- a CDS encoding FAD-binding oxidoreductase: MDDPLSGSTCVVHVPGSEGYARTTGLWNGAIERQPALVVACFTPRDVRAALLAARAAGLPVSVRNGGRDWVGRSLRDGGLVLDLTPMRECTVNAEALEVTLAAGVTGADLNAAVGRHGLIAMIGNEGTISMTGLLSGGGYGPLTTRFGLALDSLLAAEVVLADGRIASCDATHNRDLFWAIRGGGGNFGVITSMRLRLHKVGRVLSGIIVFPWAEASAVLARFSSMMQAAPDELAGATILSLGPSGDPVVMISPTWSGELERGRQIVREMESFGTPMVSKVEPMAASDLLSITNGKLVSGRGYSLATRWLADLSPDVVSALVSAYDDRTSPVSSIILHHFHGAGTRVPPEDTAFGMRRPHFSALIYGVWEPAHLDGTKHRRWAHDLSLKLSNWALPGGYANLLHHDAREQVASAFGPNGRRLLELKARFDPDDVFSAIPLPGR